One Paenibacillus sp. FSL H7-0737 DNA segment encodes these proteins:
- a CDS encoding S-layer homology domain-containing protein encodes MKKSKIRVFLTSSLAVLLLAPNFSLQTVYGASGESAPDITSTASEHSGKWMTGEYHAHTYESNDAQESLKSVLDAAFEQNGFDWMALADHLRVSDRDDEGVNLPGGSIPMSQGIVDYQNEKIKKLQAEGKYAGKIIFSGFEWDMPQYDHAAVGIVTDHPGSAEALKAINQFEYLFTNRDVSMFDPADVAKWSAADTRAFSTKEDTRTAMKWLSSHYPDSYVLINHPSRKNGTSSELKIEDIRDFNNINPNLVFGFEGMLGNQMASDRGETPETYGGTDVKVAQLGGMWDALLGEGRRFWNFANSDFHFKTKNDQFSSGYWPGEYSKNYTWVDGSDINAVVDGMRSGKSFSVFGDLINVLEFNVSGDGQEEEMGGELDVKQGDDLELTIRFKSPQQNNNGDAVKVDHVDLISGEVHGKVDPGTPDYTKATNDTTKVLKRFTSEDWTTDSEGYNVIKYKVEAADKDRYFRLRGTNLGTDVAGETVNGEPQIDPKNNTVDNLTRFEEINARNYSDMWFYSNPIFVDVESYSDQQAVNDTMTALDLGDTSAVTSDLTLPTEGKHGTSIVWKSSNPVLMTNEGRIIFQPKKDTKLTLTATIQRGLATETKSFEVTLSGDDSITPLALHSTLKTENGQAYLSGDWTNQSVSVSVYASVYIPGADVSIQLATDVNGNFLPYESGKVIEISKEGQHQLQFKATDSLENKTTLPLAVNIDRTAPVITLKGDSRLSLTQGDDFKDPGADVTDKVGIAGSILVTGTVDVQTPGTYTLKYNATDLAGNAATEIVRTVVVTAGTSSGEGNNNGGGNGPVATPAPTAAPSPTEQPSTTPRVELEVKAQQGGTGTLKDVGSFTIPAGALSGNSEIAFSVIAADETPAMGALQAVSEAVELTSDKAGMLNKPVELSLNYDATKITSGHKAAIYYYNEQLKKWIYVGGQSQTGGTITASLNQLAKYAVFNYQAPSITGLNTHWSTAFTDRLIGMGVMKGYEDHTFRPNEDVTRTQFASMIVRALGLKSTGSTVKFADQSAIPAWAADDVAAAVSAGILRGYDVNGKMFFEPSEKITRAEMSVMLANALKAAHKKTDKEGDFADLTSIPQWAQASVKAGVEAGILGGFEDNTFRPENNATRAEAATTLYKLLEALYL; translated from the coding sequence TTGAAGAAGAGCAAAATTCGCGTTTTTCTAACTAGTTCGCTTGCCGTATTATTGTTAGCACCCAACTTTTCATTACAGACAGTTTATGGTGCTTCAGGAGAATCAGCGCCTGATATCACGTCTACTGCTTCTGAACATTCAGGGAAATGGATGACAGGTGAATACCATGCACATACGTATGAATCGAACGATGCTCAGGAGTCATTGAAAAGTGTGCTCGATGCTGCATTTGAACAAAATGGTTTTGACTGGATGGCACTGGCTGATCACCTTCGGGTATCTGACCGGGATGACGAAGGGGTGAATCTCCCTGGCGGCTCCATTCCGATGTCACAAGGTATTGTGGATTATCAGAATGAGAAAATTAAGAAGTTACAGGCAGAAGGCAAATATGCTGGAAAAATCATTTTTTCAGGCTTTGAGTGGGATATGCCCCAATACGATCATGCTGCAGTTGGGATTGTTACAGATCATCCAGGGTCCGCAGAAGCTTTGAAGGCTATTAATCAATTTGAATATTTATTTACTAATCGTGATGTAAGTATGTTCGATCCGGCAGATGTGGCTAAGTGGAGTGCGGCGGATACCAGAGCTTTTTCTACAAAAGAAGATACTCGCACAGCTATGAAATGGCTCAGTAGTCATTATCCAGATAGCTATGTACTGATCAATCACCCCTCCAGAAAAAATGGTACAAGCTCGGAGCTTAAAATAGAGGATATCCGTGACTTTAACAATATCAATCCGAATCTTGTCTTCGGCTTTGAAGGTATGCTGGGCAATCAGATGGCGAGTGACCGGGGAGAGACGCCTGAGACTTACGGAGGTACAGACGTCAAGGTTGCACAGCTTGGAGGAATGTGGGACGCACTGCTGGGTGAGGGCCGCAGATTTTGGAATTTTGCTAACTCAGATTTTCATTTCAAAACAAAAAATGATCAATTTTCCAGCGGTTACTGGCCTGGTGAGTATTCCAAGAACTATACCTGGGTGGATGGCTCCGATATTAACGCTGTCGTAGATGGCATGCGGTCAGGGAAATCATTCTCTGTTTTTGGGGATCTCATCAACGTATTAGAGTTTAACGTGTCTGGAGATGGACAAGAGGAAGAAATGGGTGGAGAACTGGACGTAAAACAAGGGGACGACCTAGAGCTTACGATCCGTTTCAAAAGTCCACAGCAAAATAATAATGGCGACGCTGTTAAGGTAGATCATGTAGATTTGATCTCCGGTGAAGTCCATGGCAAGGTTGATCCAGGTACACCTGATTACACCAAAGCGACTAACGATACAACAAAAGTGTTGAAACGCTTCACAAGCGAGGACTGGACTACAGATTCCGAAGGCTACAATGTTATTAAGTATAAGGTAGAGGCAGCGGACAAGGATCGTTATTTCCGGTTAAGAGGGACTAACCTTGGAACTGATGTTGCGGGAGAAACGGTTAACGGTGAACCGCAGATTGATCCAAAAAATAATACCGTCGATAACTTAACTCGTTTCGAAGAAATCAACGCCCGTAATTATAGTGATATGTGGTTTTATTCCAATCCGATTTTTGTGGATGTGGAGTCGTACAGCGATCAGCAGGCAGTTAACGATACTATGACTGCATTAGATCTAGGAGACACAAGCGCAGTAACTTCTGATCTAACGTTGCCTACCGAAGGCAAACACGGGACAAGTATTGTGTGGAAAAGCTCCAATCCGGTTCTAATGACGAACGAAGGTAGAATCATCTTCCAACCTAAGAAGGATACGAAGCTGACCTTAACAGCTACAATTCAGCGGGGATTGGCTACGGAAACGAAGTCTTTTGAAGTAACGCTAAGCGGAGATGATAGTATCACCCCATTGGCGCTTCATAGCACATTAAAGACTGAGAACGGACAAGCTTATTTAAGTGGTGACTGGACGAATCAGAGTGTTTCGGTAAGCGTGTATGCTAGCGTATATATTCCTGGTGCGGATGTATCCATTCAATTAGCGACTGATGTAAACGGAAATTTCCTGCCCTATGAAAGTGGGAAAGTGATTGAGATTTCGAAAGAAGGCCAACATCAACTGCAATTCAAGGCAACGGATTCTTTAGAAAATAAGACAACATTGCCGCTTGCTGTGAATATCGATCGTACAGCACCTGTGATTACCCTGAAGGGGGATAGCCGTCTTAGTCTGACCCAAGGGGATGACTTCAAGGACCCGGGTGCAGACGTTACTGACAAGGTTGGGATTGCAGGCTCTATCCTGGTGACAGGAACAGTGGATGTTCAGACTCCAGGAACCTATACACTGAAGTACAATGCGACAGATTTGGCTGGCAATGCAGCTACTGAGATTGTACGCACAGTAGTTGTAACTGCGGGCACTAGCAGTGGAGAGGGGAATAATAACGGAGGAGGCAACGGACCAGTTGCAACTCCAGCTCCTACCGCGGCGCCATCTCCTACAGAGCAGCCTTCTACAACTCCGCGTGTGGAATTGGAGGTAAAAGCACAGCAGGGAGGAACGGGCACACTTAAAGACGTGGGCAGCTTTACGATTCCGGCTGGAGCGTTGTCTGGTAACAGCGAAATTGCCTTTTCGGTTATTGCTGCTGATGAGACGCCAGCAATGGGCGCTCTTCAGGCTGTGAGTGAAGCAGTAGAGCTTACTAGTGACAAGGCAGGCATGCTCAATAAGCCTGTGGAACTGTCCCTCAATTACGATGCGACCAAGATTACATCGGGGCATAAAGCAGCTATCTACTATTACAATGAGCAGCTTAAAAAGTGGATTTATGTTGGTGGTCAGAGTCAAACAGGTGGAACTATAACTGCAAGCTTAAATCAGCTTGCCAAATATGCTGTGTTTAATTATCAGGCCCCATCGATTACCGGTTTGAATACTCATTGGTCCACGGCGTTTACAGACCGTCTAATCGGTATGGGCGTCATGAAAGGGTACGAGGATCATACCTTCCGTCCGAATGAGGATGTTACTCGGACACAGTTCGCTTCTATGATTGTACGGGCGCTTGGTTTGAAATCAACAGGTAGCACAGTGAAATTCGCGGATCAAAGTGCGATTCCAGCTTGGGCTGCAGATGATGTAGCAGCGGCGGTAAGTGCCGGAATCCTTCGTGGATATGATGTGAACGGCAAAATGTTCTTCGAGCCTTCAGAAAAGATTACCCGTGCCGAAATGTCAGTTATGCTCGCGAATGCTTTGAAGGCTGCCCATAAGAAAACGGATAAAGAGGGGGACTTCGCGGATCTTACCTCCATTCCACAATGGGCACAGGCATCTGTAAAAGCGGGTGTTGAAGCGGGTATTTTGGGTGGATTCGAGGATAACACGTTCAGACCTGAGAACAATGCTACAAGAGCGGAGGCAGCAACGACGCTTTACAAGCTGCTCGAGGCTCTATATCTATAA
- a CDS encoding sensor histidine kinase, with translation MNRFKEIIKRIGMSFVYFGGVGISWTAAYFLMNWIYSRAGRPSSDYLVQLISVMVGIVILFMMALVVSKLFRGWERVFYRSIIEGLGRIAKGDFNVVLDNNREYGEFGEIVESINVMASELSQMETMRQDFISNVSHEIQSPLTSIRGFALALQDETLNVESRRHYLNIIVAESTRVSGLSDNLLKLSALESGNFPFENQVYRLDKQLRDTILASEPQWLEKNIEVEAELEEVNVTAVKDLMTQVWTNLLHNSIKFTPGNGCIHIKLRTIDERVEVEIQDSGIGISEEDLPRIFDRFYKADKARTASGGGSGLGLSLVKKIVELHNGKVTVASRPGEGTAFVVSLPMPKK, from the coding sequence ATGAATCGATTTAAGGAGATCATTAAGCGGATTGGGATGTCCTTTGTTTATTTCGGTGGCGTTGGGATTAGCTGGACTGCAGCTTATTTCCTAATGAACTGGATATATAGCAGGGCTGGGCGCCCCTCCTCGGATTATTTGGTCCAATTAATCAGCGTGATGGTCGGTATTGTGATCTTGTTCATGATGGCATTGGTAGTCTCCAAGCTATTTCGTGGCTGGGAACGTGTCTTTTATAGATCAATCATTGAAGGGTTAGGACGAATTGCTAAGGGTGATTTTAATGTAGTATTGGATAATAATAGGGAATACGGTGAATTTGGAGAAATTGTTGAGAGTATCAATGTAATGGCAAGTGAGCTGAGTCAGATGGAGACCATGCGCCAGGATTTTATCTCCAACGTATCGCATGAAATTCAATCTCCACTAACCTCGATTCGGGGGTTTGCTCTTGCGCTGCAGGATGAGACTCTGAATGTGGAGAGTAGGAGGCACTACCTTAATATTATTGTGGCTGAGAGTACCCGCGTATCTGGGCTCAGTGATAATTTATTGAAGCTATCAGCGCTCGAATCGGGTAATTTTCCGTTTGAAAATCAGGTTTATCGTCTGGACAAACAGCTTAGAGATACAATTCTGGCTTCTGAGCCACAGTGGCTGGAGAAAAATATAGAGGTAGAGGCCGAGCTGGAAGAAGTGAATGTAACTGCGGTAAAAGATTTAATGACCCAGGTCTGGACCAATCTTCTTCATAACAGCATTAAATTCACTCCCGGGAATGGATGTATTCATATCAAGCTTCGAACGATAGATGAGCGGGTAGAGGTGGAGATTCAAGATAGTGGGATTGGTATCTCTGAAGAAGACTTACCTCGCATCTTTGATCGCTTCTATAAGGCAGACAAAGCTAGAACAGCGAGCGGGGGCGGTAGTGGCCTGGGCCTATCACTGGTTAAGAAGATCGTTGAGCTGCATAACGGTAAAGTAACCGTGGCCAGCCGACCGGGTGAAGGAACGGCTTTTGTAGTGAGCTTGCCAATGCCAAAGAAATAA
- a CDS encoding response regulator transcription factor, with protein sequence MTKILVVDDDPHIRELVEVFLRAEGMDEIYGASDGLEALQILEGNNIDLAIIDVMMPNMDGWELCRRMRQNYDFPILMLTAKGETSQIVKGFELGSDDYLVKPFEPVVLIARVKALLKRYQISAAQSVTVGRLRMNRKTYEVSSEYGEITLPLKEFELLFKLGSYPGQTLTRDRLIEEIWGYDFEGNERTLDVHINRLRERFNQDDYGFVIRTIRGLGYRLEAEA encoded by the coding sequence ATGACAAAAATACTAGTAGTGGACGACGATCCGCACATCCGCGAATTGGTAGAAGTATTTCTGAGAGCTGAAGGAATGGATGAGATCTATGGAGCTTCCGATGGACTGGAGGCTCTTCAGATTCTGGAAGGTAATAACATAGATTTAGCTATTATTGATGTGATGATGCCCAACATGGACGGCTGGGAGCTATGCCGGCGGATGCGCCAGAACTATGATTTCCCGATTTTAATGCTGACAGCCAAAGGGGAAACCTCACAAATTGTAAAAGGCTTTGAGTTGGGTAGTGATGATTATTTGGTCAAGCCATTTGAGCCGGTTGTACTTATTGCGAGAGTAAAGGCGCTGCTTAAACGATATCAGATTTCTGCCGCGCAAAGTGTGACCGTAGGCCGATTGCGTATGAATCGCAAAACCTACGAGGTCTCTTCAGAGTATGGGGAAATTACCTTGCCGCTTAAGGAATTTGAGCTGTTGTTTAAGCTGGGCAGCTATCCGGGGCAAACATTGACAAGAGACAGGCTGATCGAAGAAATTTGGGGTTATGATTTTGAAGGGAATGAGCGGACACTCGATGTGCATATCAACCGTTTGCGTGAACGGTTCAATCAGGATGACTATGGATTCGTTATTCGTACGATCCGTGGTCTAGGTTACCGGTTGGAGGCTGAGGCATGA
- a CDS encoding ABC transporter ATP-binding protein — MKKSESKRKMALKPFLTLLRETKPSYGLLAIAIALSMISTLVSLVIPMFTKNLVDGFSLASVSKLQIAGIAAAFIAQTIAGGISIYLLNYAGQKMVAGLRDRLWRKFLVLPVAYYNDNRTGESVSRMTNDTGIIKTLISEHLASLFTGVISIVGSISVLLFLNWKMTLVLFTVLPLSALILVPLGRQMYKISKGMQDETASFTATLSGVLSEIRLVKSSGAEKKEYEAGKNGIMNLLSFGIREGKISAMISPLVSFVFMMLLVVIIGYGGMQVSSGVLTAGELVAFILYLIQIIMPLTQLTTFFTQIQKAKGASERIIETLAAEEEVYEGQEEANGTEGPISVEGLSFGYKNGEKVLNDVSFQMLPGQVTAIVGPSGGGKTTLFSLLERFYEPQSGLIKLGDKPVSTFSLRSWRKLIGYVSQESPLLAGTIAENLTYGLDRDVSREEMHAAAAMAYADGFIDALPEGYNTDVGERGVKLSGGQRQRIAIARALLRNPKILMLDEATSSLDSQSEAVVQKALSNLMKGRTTIVIAHRLATVVNAEQIIFMEKGQITGMGSHEELLENHELYREFATQQLQMNNPEVQDIEEEAPVIHDKNTSSGRRSAHPRIGRSISES; from the coding sequence ATGAAGAAATCCGAATCCAAGCGAAAGATGGCGCTGAAGCCGTTCTTAACGCTACTAAGAGAAACCAAGCCTTCATACGGCTTATTGGCTATAGCCATTGCGTTAAGCATGATATCGACATTGGTCAGTCTGGTCATCCCAATGTTCACTAAGAACTTGGTGGATGGCTTCTCTCTGGCCTCCGTGAGCAAGCTGCAGATTGCGGGTATAGCAGCTGCGTTTATTGCGCAGACCATTGCGGGAGGGATCTCTATCTATCTGCTCAATTATGCAGGTCAGAAGATGGTTGCAGGTCTGCGGGACCGACTGTGGCGTAAATTTCTAGTTCTGCCTGTGGCTTATTATAATGACAACCGAACGGGAGAAAGTGTCAGCCGCATGACGAATGATACAGGGATCATCAAAACGCTGATTTCTGAACATCTAGCCAGCTTATTTACCGGAGTGATTTCCATTGTAGGTTCGATCTCAGTTCTGCTATTTTTAAATTGGAAAATGACACTTGTTCTATTCACTGTTCTTCCACTTTCGGCGCTGATACTAGTACCACTTGGGCGGCAGATGTACAAAATTTCCAAGGGAATGCAAGATGAGACCGCTTCTTTTACTGCTACACTTAGTGGTGTTTTATCTGAGATCCGTCTGGTCAAATCCTCAGGCGCAGAGAAAAAAGAGTACGAGGCAGGCAAGAATGGAATTATGAACCTGCTTTCCTTTGGTATTCGTGAAGGCAAGATTAGCGCGATGATCAGTCCACTCGTCTCCTTTGTTTTTATGATGCTGCTTGTGGTCATTATCGGTTATGGTGGGATGCAGGTATCTTCCGGCGTCTTGACGGCTGGAGAACTGGTCGCCTTTATTCTTTATCTTATTCAGATTATTATGCCACTTACTCAACTGACTACGTTCTTCACACAGATTCAGAAAGCTAAGGGTGCCTCAGAGCGTATTATTGAGACCTTGGCAGCAGAAGAGGAAGTATATGAGGGACAGGAAGAGGCAAATGGCACAGAAGGTCCGATCTCAGTAGAGGGATTAAGCTTTGGTTATAAAAATGGTGAGAAGGTATTGAATGATGTGAGCTTCCAGATGCTTCCTGGTCAGGTGACGGCTATTGTCGGACCGAGCGGGGGCGGTAAGACCACGTTGTTCTCGTTGCTAGAACGTTTTTACGAGCCTCAGTCAGGTCTGATTAAGCTGGGTGACAAGCCAGTGTCTACATTCTCATTGCGTTCGTGGCGGAAGCTTATAGGGTATGTCTCACAGGAAAGTCCACTGTTGGCCGGTACGATTGCTGAGAATTTAACCTATGGATTGGATCGTGACGTTAGCAGGGAGGAGATGCACGCAGCAGCAGCAATGGCTTATGCAGATGGCTTTATTGATGCACTTCCTGAAGGATATAATACGGATGTCGGCGAAAGAGGTGTGAAGCTGTCTGGTGGACAGCGGCAACGGATTGCTATTGCTAGAGCACTGCTGCGGAACCCGAAGATTCTTATGCTTGATGAAGCCACTTCCAGTTTGGATAGCCAATCAGAAGCCGTGGTGCAGAAGGCACTGTCCAATCTGATGAAGGGTCGAACTACGATTGTAATTGCGCACCGTTTGGCTACTGTTGTAAATGCAGAGCAGATTATTTTTATGGAAAAAGGTCAAATTACCGGAATGGGAAGTCATGAGGAACTACTGGAAAACCATGAGCTGTATCGTGAATTTGCCACCCAGCAGCTACAGATGAATAACCCCGAGGTTCAGGACATTGAAGAGGAGGCTCCAGTGATACATGACAAAAATACTAGTAGTGGACGACGATCCGCACATCCGCGAATTGGTAGAAGTATTTCTGAGAGCTGA
- a CDS encoding MFS transporter, whose amino-acid sequence MNHLRKGVIPSSITSLKWFNFFVYGTMVLFTSFFQLYLLDVGMNKLEIGVLFSMGALVSIFANPFWAFLTDRSQNIRRIVLLMLFGTLVFSQFMFRANTYETIYNAIILFYFFQGPLFAQSNTMILSYIDGTNQRFRSFRLWGSIGWAVIAIVAGFILDWADVSVLTYLLTALLGASILSVLVLPKINHTIMRAPMPYKGLSKLIFNPFFLCFLLFGILVSIPNTMNTTFISLYITDLGGSKKMIGLAVFLSSILEVGVFVLCDRFLKRKISVLLGWLALVSGLFVLRWWFMADATTALQVVFIQILHCITFGGFFYVGTQLTMLLIPRPYRSSGQALYTLSWSGISGFIGGILGGWMYQYLGAQSMYQTGVFLTLIGTLGFGFMWLFVSRGGYRPPSEEDEEIFDIEAL is encoded by the coding sequence GTGAACCATTTGCGAAAAGGCGTTATTCCATCTTCTATCACGTCTTTAAAATGGTTCAATTTTTTTGTATATGGAACCATGGTCCTCTTCACCAGCTTCTTTCAACTATACCTGCTGGATGTAGGGATGAACAAATTAGAGATTGGTGTCTTATTCTCTATGGGAGCGCTAGTATCCATATTTGCAAATCCATTTTGGGCGTTCTTAACAGACCGTTCTCAGAATATACGGCGTATCGTTTTGCTAATGTTATTCGGAACGCTAGTGTTCTCACAGTTTATGTTTCGAGCAAATACATATGAAACGATCTACAACGCCATTATTTTGTTCTATTTCTTCCAAGGACCACTATTTGCTCAAAGCAACACGATGATTCTCAGCTATATTGACGGGACTAATCAGCGCTTCCGTTCTTTCCGGCTTTGGGGTTCAATAGGGTGGGCAGTGATTGCGATTGTTGCCGGCTTTATCCTGGATTGGGCTGATGTATCCGTCTTGACCTATCTGCTTACAGCGTTACTAGGTGCATCAATCCTATCCGTTCTTGTATTGCCTAAAATTAACCATACCATTATGAGAGCTCCGATGCCGTATAAGGGCTTAAGTAAGTTGATTTTCAATCCTTTTTTCTTGTGCTTTTTATTGTTTGGTATTCTGGTATCCATTCCAAACACTATGAACACCACATTCATATCCTTGTATATTACGGATCTGGGCGGCTCTAAAAAAATGATCGGTCTTGCCGTATTCCTCTCCTCCATTTTGGAGGTAGGCGTATTCGTTCTCTGTGACCGGTTCCTGAAACGTAAAATTTCTGTCCTGCTCGGCTGGCTTGCATTGGTCAGTGGTTTGTTCGTTCTGCGTTGGTGGTTTATGGCTGATGCGACTACTGCCCTTCAAGTGGTGTTCATTCAAATTTTACACTGCATAACGTTCGGCGGCTTTTTCTATGTAGGTACCCAATTGACGATGCTCCTGATTCCACGGCCTTATCGCTCTTCCGGACAAGCGCTCTACACCCTAAGCTGGAGTGGGATATCCGGTTTCATTGGAGGTATTCTCGGAGGTTGGATGTATCAGTATCTGGGTGCACAAAGCATGTATCAGACGGGTGTATTCTTGACGCTTATTGGAACGCTTGGCTTTGGTTTCATGTGGCTCTTTGTTAGCCGTGGTGGGTATCGCCCCCCTTCAGAGGAAGATGAAGAGATCTTCGACATCGAAGCATTATAA
- a CDS encoding glutamine--tRNA ligase/YqeY domain fusion protein — protein sequence MENRSTPSNFIKNVITEDLRTGKVKEVITRFPPEPNGYLHIGHAKAIWINFTLADEFGGKTNLRFDDTNPAKEDTEYVNSIQEDVKWLGYEWEELRFASDYFEEMYKRAELLITKGKAYVDDLSADEIRQLRGTLTEPGKNSPHRDRSIEENLDLFRRMRAGEFKDGEKVLRAKIDMASPNINLRDPVIYRITHAHHHNTGDKWCIYPMYTFAHPLEDAIEGITHSLCSLEFEDQRPFYDWVVAECEMPAVPHQYEFGRLNLAQTMTSKRKLKLLVDEGHVDGWDDPRMPTISGLRRRGYTPEAIRKFVYEAGISKSQGLVDLQMLEHFIREDLKLTVPRTMAVLRPLKVVITNYPEGQTEWLEAENNTENEEMGVRQIPFSREIYVERDDFMENPPNKYFRLFPGNEVRLKHAYFIKCNEVIKDENGEVVELHCTYDPETKSGSGFTGRKVKGTLHWVEASQAVPAEFRLYEPLISAEEADEAVEVEGLDSSVEKSEPSFLDQLNPKSIEILQGFVEPALKDSVAQDKFQFFRHGYFNVDSKYSAPEHLVFNLIVSLKSSFQPPKQG from the coding sequence GTGGAGAACCGTAGCACCCCCTCCAATTTTATTAAGAATGTTATTACCGAAGACCTCCGTACCGGTAAAGTAAAGGAAGTTATCACACGCTTTCCGCCGGAGCCGAACGGTTATTTACATATCGGACATGCCAAGGCGATCTGGATTAACTTTACACTGGCGGACGAGTTCGGTGGCAAGACTAACCTAAGATTTGACGACACGAATCCGGCTAAAGAGGATACGGAATATGTAAACTCGATTCAGGAAGATGTAAAGTGGCTCGGTTATGAATGGGAAGAGCTGCGTTTTGCATCTGATTATTTTGAGGAAATGTACAAACGTGCCGAATTATTAATTACAAAGGGCAAAGCCTATGTCGATGACCTCAGTGCGGATGAAATTCGTCAATTGCGTGGAACGCTGACGGAACCAGGAAAGAACAGTCCGCATCGTGATCGTAGTATCGAAGAGAATTTGGATCTGTTCCGGCGTATGCGTGCAGGCGAATTCAAGGACGGTGAGAAGGTTCTTCGCGCCAAGATTGACATGGCGTCACCGAACATTAACCTCCGTGATCCTGTAATTTATCGGATTACACATGCACATCACCATAACACAGGCGATAAATGGTGTATCTACCCAATGTATACCTTCGCTCATCCGTTAGAAGATGCTATTGAGGGGATTACTCACTCCCTTTGCTCGCTCGAATTTGAAGATCAACGTCCATTCTACGATTGGGTTGTAGCGGAGTGTGAGATGCCAGCTGTCCCTCATCAATATGAATTTGGTCGTCTGAATCTGGCTCAAACGATGACTAGTAAGCGTAAGCTGAAGCTGCTTGTAGACGAAGGACATGTGGATGGTTGGGATGATCCACGGATGCCTACGATCTCTGGTCTACGCCGTAGAGGATATACGCCGGAAGCGATTCGTAAATTCGTGTATGAAGCGGGTATCTCTAAGAGTCAGGGTCTGGTGGACCTGCAAATGCTGGAGCACTTTATCCGTGAGGATCTTAAGCTAACTGTACCGCGTACTATGGCTGTGTTACGACCGCTTAAGGTTGTTATCACCAATTATCCAGAAGGTCAAACAGAATGGCTTGAAGCGGAGAATAATACAGAGAATGAGGAAATGGGCGTACGTCAAATTCCGTTCTCGCGTGAAATTTATGTTGAGCGTGATGACTTTATGGAGAATCCGCCGAACAAATATTTCCGGTTGTTCCCTGGTAATGAAGTACGTCTGAAGCATGCTTATTTCATCAAATGTAATGAGGTTATTAAGGATGAGAATGGCGAGGTAGTGGAGCTGCATTGTACGTATGATCCGGAAACGAAGAGCGGAAGTGGATTTACAGGCCGCAAGGTAAAAGGTACGTTGCACTGGGTTGAAGCTAGCCAAGCGGTTCCTGCGGAATTCCGTCTATACGAGCCTCTGATTTCTGCTGAAGAAGCGGATGAGGCTGTGGAGGTTGAAGGTTTGGATTCCTCGGTAGAGAAATCGGAGCCTAGCTTCTTAGATCAGCTTAATCCTAAGTCCATAGAAATCCTACAAGGGTTTGTTGAACCTGCGCTTAAGGATAGCGTGGCTCAGGATAAATTCCAGTTCTTCCGTCATGGCTATTTTAATGTGGATAGCAAATATTCGGCGCCTGAACATCTCGTATTCAATCTTATCGTTTCACTGAAGAGTTCATTTCAGCCTCCTAAACAAGGCTAA
- a CDS encoding GNAT family N-acetyltransferase produces MFNYVIDEELMLKPLLPEHARHMFALVEHSRERLRQWLPWVDAVTEQAHTLNFIKNAVKQSTDNGAFTAGLWVRGELAGVIGYHQIDWHNRSVGIGYWLGEGYEGKGYMTSACRVLVDYALLEMELQRVEIRCATGNVSSRAIPERLGFVLEGVIRQSEKLPDGYVNHAVYGLLRSEWQLLG; encoded by the coding sequence TTGTTTAATTATGTCATCGATGAAGAGCTGATGTTAAAGCCGCTACTGCCAGAGCACGCTCGGCACATGTTCGCGTTAGTAGAGCACTCACGGGAACGACTACGACAATGGCTCCCTTGGGTGGATGCCGTTACGGAACAGGCCCACACTCTAAATTTCATCAAAAATGCGGTTAAACAAAGCACTGACAATGGTGCTTTTACCGCTGGACTATGGGTTCGCGGTGAGCTCGCCGGTGTTATTGGGTATCACCAGATTGACTGGCATAACCGATCTGTTGGGATCGGCTACTGGCTGGGTGAAGGATATGAAGGTAAAGGGTATATGACCAGTGCCTGTCGGGTTCTAGTAGACTATGCACTACTGGAAATGGAGCTGCAACGTGTAGAAATTCGCTGCGCGACCGGAAATGTTTCCAGCCGGGCGATCCCGGAACGACTTGGTTTTGTCCTTGAGGGTGTGATTAGACAGTCAGAGAAACTGCCTGACGGCTACGTCAACCATGCCGTATACGGTTTATTGCGTAGTGAATGGCAGCTGCTCGGCTAA